CAACCACATTTGACTCAATAACCACTCGCTGCTGATCATCTTCACTTTGACCAACGCCTACGGAGTTTTCTTTCACATCGGGAGGCAGGGCAGATGAATCATCCACCGAGCCATCATCATAGACTCGTGCTGAAGCAGTCGACGTTGATTCTTTTGTACCTGCAGAGCTAGTTTGCTGCTCACTCTCGACTTGAGCGTTCTCAGCCGATGAAGAAGTTTCACTCTTTAATGTTGGAATTGCAGTTTGCTCTTGCTGTGGCGGAGCAATAGTGTCCGCTAAAGGGGACGAGGTACGATCTAGCGGTGTGGGTTGAGATAGCATCCACCAATACCCTCCACCAATCAAAAGCAATAGAACCAGAACCACAAGAGTAATGTTAAGTGGTGAGGCGATAATAGAACGGATGATAATTCTCTTCTCCGCTTTTTGCTCAGACAAAGCCATGATATCTCCCGGAATGCGTTTTGCCTTTTTATAGGCTTGTCGGGTACGCCGCTCCATAGAGTCATCAATAAAACGCATCACCCGACTTTCAAATAAACGATCCGCTTCTTCCTCGCTCAGCGCTTCAATTTCTAAATCGATGGGCTTCAACTCTTGGCCGTAACTAAGTCGAGTCAAAAGCGGTTCTAGACTATTGGACTGAACAAACAGCACAACGTTCACTGTCCATAACGGATTGGCCTGACTTTCTAAAATCCACATCCAAAGTTCGGAGACAATGGTTTCCGACAGCAGGTGAGCATCGTCGATAACTACGACAATATCGCAACCGGAGTCGGCGTAAAGACGACCGAAGCTCTCTGCAATGGAATCTTTTGGATTGAAAAATGGCTCAGATACGAGCTGAGAAAGAATGGTCGTGCGGTGCTGTTCATCATTTTGGTTAGGGTGACACATGAGTAATGCTTGGTTCTTATCATCAGCCCATTGTTCTAAGTAACGTTGAGCTAACCAAGATTTCCCAGCACCTTGAACACCATAAATATTGACAAGGTTAGAACCAAATCGCGTGAGTAACTGCAATCGTTCCAGCAATTCTGATTGAGATTCTAACTCCAATTCATGTGCCAAATTCATGTGAACACCCTTTATAAACAGTACATTACTGATAATGAAAGGTTTAATCCTAACGGCAAAGATTAATCGCTTGTTCGATTTTCTCTTCTGGGACGCCTTTCACAACTTCGGCGGTTCCAATGCTCGTAGGCAATACCAATCGCAACTCACCAGCCAACACTTTTTTATCGCGCATCATGTGTTTCATGAAATCATCAAACGACATGCTCTCTGGTGTATGTACTGGTAATTTAGCACGTTTAAACAGTGCAATGATGCGGTCTGCTTGCTCTTGTGTGATCATACCCTGCAACTGAGCTGTACGAGCAGCCATTGCTGACCCCGCAGATACAGCCTCACCATGCAGCCAGTTACCATAACCCAGCTCTGCTTCAATTGCATGGCCAAAGGTATGACCCAGATTGAGTAACGCTCTGATTCCAGACTCTTTCTCATCCAAAGCGACAACTTCAGCTTTGATTGAACAGCAGCGGGCAATCGCATAGGTCAATGCTTTTACGTCTAATGCATATAAAGCATCGAGGTTTTCTTCCAACCAAACAAAGAAATCCTGATCGTAAATAACACCGTATTTGATCACTTCAGCCATCCCTGCCGCGAATTCACGTTCAGGTAGGGTCTTTAAGCAATCGGTGTCGATCAACACAGATTTTGGTTGGTAGAATGCACCAATCATGTTTTTACCAAGTGGGTGATTCACTGCGGTTTTTCCACCGACAGAAGAATCCACTTGGGATAACAAAGTGGTTGGAATTTGAATAAAATCGACACCACGTTGGTAACATGCGCTAGCAAATCCCACTAAATCACCTATTACACCACCACCGAGCGCAATAACAACCACATCGCGGCTGTAATTATGTTCGATTAAGTAGGTCATTACGGTGTTAAAAGTATCGAGACTTTTGTATTTCTCACCGTCAGGCAATTCAAGAACCGCAGACTGACAACCGATGTGGTTGAGCATGGCAGTAATTTTATCTGCATACAGAGGGGCGACGGTAACATTAGAAATGACCAACACTTTCTGTTTAGCCGATAAAGAAAGAAGAGCCGGATCATTAAATAACCCGGCACCAATTGAGATTGGGTAACTACGTTCACCTAAGTTGACCGTAATCCGCTCCATGGTATGCACTCCTAAAGCAAGAACAATTAATGTTCTTCTAGCATTTTTACGATCTGGTTGGCTACCACTTTTGCACTTTGATCGTCTGTACGTACAGTAATATCTGCAATTTCTTCGTACAGTGGATTACGTTCTCCAGCTAGAGCTTCCAATACTTCTCGAGGTTGATCTACCTGTAGCAGAGGACGTTTTTTATCGCGGTTGGTTCGCGCCAATTGTTTTTCGATGGTCGTTTCTAGGTAGACGACAACACCACGGGCAGACAGGCGATTACGGTTTTCACGGCTCTTAACAGAACCACCGCCAGTAGCGAGAACAATACCTTGTTGCTCAGTGAGATCGTTGATAACAGCTTCTTCGCGTTTACGGAAGCCTTCTTCACCTTCCACATCAAATACCCAAGCGATATCTGCGCCAGTGCGCTCTTCGATAACAGTATCAGAGTCAACAAACTCCATATGGAGTTGTTGTGCAAGATGTCTACCAATTGTGCTTTTGCCAGCACCCATAGGGCCAACAAGGAAAATATTGCGTTTTTCAGCCATGTTTAGCATTAATTTACAACGTTAATTCAATGACATCGCCACAAGATTCGCTAGACATAGTTCAACGATAGGAATGCTTGCGGCACCTATTCCTCACAGATAATTCGTGATAAGACCCGAAATTATCTAGATCTGGCTCCACTAATGCAACTTTAATTTTACTTCTAGGCCGATAAATTCCCTAAGTCATTGAATGAACACTTTCGGCGTCACAAATATTAGCAGCTCATTTTTGCCACTTTGTTGATAAGTTCTCCGAAATAATGAACCAATCCAAGGTAGATCCCCCAACAAAGGAACCTTGTCCACATGATGAATGGTACTGTATTGATAAATACCACCCAAAACGACCGTTTCACCGTTATTCACTAACACTTGAGTACCAATTCTTTGTGTTTGAATGGTCACAGCATCGCCCGTACCTGAACTCACCGCATTACCCGGACGGTCTTGAGTTACGTTAAGATCAAGAATCAAACGATTATCTGGCGTGATTTGCGGTGTCACTTTCAAACTCAGAACCGCTTTGCGAAAAGTGACCGAGGTTGCTCCACTAGATGCCGCTTCCAGATAGGGAATTTCTGTACCTTGCTCAATATAAGCAGGCTTCTTATTAGTCGTTACCAAACGAGGGCTCGAAATGATTTCAGCCTTTGATTCACTTTGTAACGCGGATAACTCAAGGTCCAGCAAAGTATCAGCCCCCAACTTAGCCACTTGAAAAGCAATACTGCTTGCACGAGCGGATGCAGAAGGAAGATGCACATTAAGTTGGCCCATGATGTCTTCAGAGTCGGCACCTTGCAATCCTTCTAATGAACCTGCTAGGTTCGTTTGATTACTTTGAAAAATCCCCCAGCGAACTCCAAGTTCATCAAGATTACCTTGGCTCATGGTAACAATACGCGCTTCGATTAAGACCTGTTTCATTGGTACATCCAATGACTGAATAAATGCTTGAAGCTCTTTTAATCCTTGCGCTGTTTCTTTGAGCAGTAATGCATTGGTGCGTTTATCAATTTGCACCGAACCTCGTGGTGATAGTAGCCCGCTTTTGGCCACCATGTCGGCGATATTCTTGGCAAGAGCATAATGAATTGGAACGCGTAAATAGCTTAACGGCTGTTTGTCCAAGCGAATTTGCCGCTGCTCTTTCTCCATGTTTACCAGCTCATCGCGTGGTGCTATCCATAACACTCCGCTATCTTCTTTGTAAGCTAAACCTTTCATTTTTAGGATAATGTTCAGAGCCTTATTCCAGCTAACATCATCTAGGTTCACCGACACATTTCCAGCCACACTGTCTGACATCACCAAGTTCATGTGACGTTGCTGAGCCAG
This genomic window from Vibrio tritonius contains:
- a CDS encoding SPOR domain-containing protein, with the translated sequence MNLAHELELESQSELLERLQLLTRFGSNLVNIYGVQGAGKSWLAQRYLEQWADDKNQALLMCHPNQNDEQHRTTILSQLVSEPFFNPKDSIAESFGRLYADSGCDIVVVIDDAHLLSETIVSELWMWILESQANPLWTVNVVLFVQSNSLEPLLTRLSYGQELKPIDLEIEALSEEEADRLFESRVMRFIDDSMERRTRQAYKKAKRIPGDIMALSEQKAEKRIIIRSIIASPLNITLVVLVLLLLIGGGYWWMLSQPTPLDRTSSPLADTIAPPQQEQTAIPTLKSETSSSAENAQVESEQQTSSAGTKESTSTASARVYDDGSVDDSSALPPDVKENSVGVGQSEDDQQRVVIESNVVDALMENNAKPADTAAIDSVVQQAQSTDPTAERDTSPVTPATGSFVLAEKELKAMSPRSYTLQLAAVKSLPEVQSFLGQYRLEGKVNVYPTLRNGTQWYIITYENYPTIQLARDAVETLPGRLQALGPWAKSLSQVQREIDRVK
- the aroB gene encoding 3-dehydroquinate synthase, with the protein product MERITVNLGERSYPISIGAGLFNDPALLSLSAKQKVLVISNVTVAPLYADKITAMLNHIGCQSAVLELPDGEKYKSLDTFNTVMTYLIEHNYSRDVVVIALGGGVIGDLVGFASACYQRGVDFIQIPTTLLSQVDSSVGGKTAVNHPLGKNMIGAFYQPKSVLIDTDCLKTLPEREFAAGMAEVIKYGVIYDQDFFVWLEENLDALYALDVKALTYAIARCCSIKAEVVALDEKESGIRALLNLGHTFGHAIEAELGYGNWLHGEAVSAGSAMAARTAQLQGMITQEQADRIIALFKRAKLPVHTPESMSFDDFMKHMMRDKKVLAGELRLVLPTSIGTAEVVKGVPEEKIEQAINLCR
- the aroK gene encoding shikimate kinase AroK, whose translation is MAEKRNIFLVGPMGAGKSTIGRHLAQQLHMEFVDSDTVIEERTGADIAWVFDVEGEEGFRKREEAVINDLTEQQGIVLATGGGSVKSRENRNRLSARGVVVYLETTIEKQLARTNRDKKRPLLQVDQPREVLEALAGERNPLYEEIADITVRTDDQSAKVVANQIVKMLEEH
- a CDS encoding type IV pilus secretin PilQ gives rise to the protein MKQNLLLCLIVKSAVVILSFAWMSSFAFAADEKEKLISLQLQDAEVRRLLVLLAQQRHMNLVMSDSVAGNVSVNLDDVSWNKALNIILKMKGLAYKEDSGVLWIAPRDELVNMEKEQRQIRLDKQPLSYLRVPIHYALAKNIADMVAKSGLLSPRGSVQIDKRTNALLLKETAQGLKELQAFIQSLDVPMKQVLIEARIVTMSQGNLDELGVRWGIFQSNQTNLAGSLEGLQGADSEDIMGQLNVHLPSASARASSIAFQVAKLGADTLLDLELSALQSESKAEIISSPRLVTTNKKPAYIEQGTEIPYLEAASSGATSVTFRKAVLSLKVTPQITPDNRLILDLNVTQDRPGNAVSSGTGDAVTIQTQRIGTQVLVNNGETVVLGGIYQYSTIHHVDKVPLLGDLPWIGSLFRRTYQQSGKNELLIFVTPKVFIQ